TTTGAAATGTAGTGGGTTACAGTCAGGCTAATTAATAATTTACGTTTAAAATTTGGGCTTACTTTCATTTATAATAAGTTCCACAGAAGGCATGTATACAGAGTGGACGTTTATGCAATGTTTACATGAGTTCCATATTTCTACGTAAACATGTACAGATGCATTTAGTTTTGAACATTTTCAATATGCAAGGCTTCATCAACGATATATAAAATCTTAGTCACTATCCTTTTGGTGGGAGGTAGTTTGCCGTAAAATGcaaggaaaaacaaaacaaagttcAAAATAGGAAAAACACAGGTAgttggaaaattttaaagagACGAAAGCTGAAGATCataataaatgttatatatCCCAGTATATTGATTTCCAAGATTCCTGATAGATCTTCTCTCATTTCTATACCCTGAAGATCATAATTCACTTGGGAAAGACACGATATGATCGTGGTTTGGAGAACATAGACAACATATCTTATGCGTTTGGTAATGCATTTAGAAAAGCAGCTCAAGAGAGTAGAGCTGATTACTATCATGAGCTGTTTGAGTCATCATGGATCGTCTTAGATGCTTCTGCGGTAAACTCTTTCATGATTAGATTAACTGAGAAGCTTTGACATAACTTTCAACGTATCTTTACTCTGTTTATATTTTACCAATTCTctgttttctatttatttactcacattatttgaaatttatgaGACTTTGTAATAGGCAGAATCTGTTATCAGTCATGTaacttttttaatcaaataaccAAAGAGGTTTATGTGAAAATGATTGGTCCTTGACTCGTAATGGCTTAGGGATTGTCTATCTGGAGGGCTTCTTTCTCCACAGGGTTGTCCCACAGTTGATCTCCTGACCATCTCCAGATAAGAACTGGCTATCGTTGTGGCTTTGTGTGCCTGATGTTGCAGAGCCATTCTTTGAGGTGGTGAGTGAATCCACCACATCGTCTTGCTGACATTCTCGTCTGTAATCCAAAGTTCATGCGTGTCTACAATCTCTTGAGTATGCTCTGACAATATCAGAAAACAAAGTCATATGGTGATTACTgaagttattattttaaaaagaaccTGATGATGGCACTAACCTCAAGAATCCATCCAATATAGGTGAAATTATTGACATGATGGTTCATGTCGAGATCAGCTCGTCTTGGCTGCAAAGAAACATGATTATAAAGTCCTCTAGGAATGTTGATTCCTacaaagaatattatttttctattttataccTTTAGTCCAATGATTGAGTACTTGGCTAGATCTTCGAGTGTGGGGATTTTCTTCAAGCTTCTGTTATTTTCCTCCTCAGGAAATGCTAATCTACAAAGATATACATAAAACATAGTAGTGGGCATTTCATGAATATAACGATATGATTGACCAGCAAGCATTGCATTGACCTGGACACAAAGTTCCTTTTACCTGGGTTCTTTAGGACAGAACATCAAGTGCTCggaaatgaaaattatatctttaacaTAAATCCAAGTAACTGAAAGTTATATCTTTAACATAAGAAAATTTAATTCCATTGCACAAACCAATGGAGAAAGCAAAAAATGATGAGAAGGAAACCTAGTAGCACGGCCAGTGACTTCAGCGTTAGCAATGTCCTTAAGAATCCAATCACGCCTTGTCCCGATCCTTCCTTCACTCTGACACCATGTCTCTATCTCAACCACATCACCCCTGtaaccaaaattttcaaaaattcaatcCATTTGTTGTCATCAAACATACAgagcaaaaatgaaaaaaacaataccAAGCTGGATATCTGTAGATCTCAATGTGCATTCTCGAAGTGACTCAAATGAGATTCAGTTTCCTCATGGTAGGTGTTGTCGCAATCCCATCAGTCGAAAATGCAACGCTCTGAAACTGATTACATCCCACCTCCTCACATACATCAAACCAACaacaaagttatttttttttaaatattgaccAATCAAAATTCATACATAGTTTTAACTATCTACAATCTAACCTGCAAAAGATCTGTGACGAGCGTCCACCATTAGAAACTGAATCCCCTCTTCCTCTGTCATCACCACATCGCTCCATTGGTTCGTCTCCACCCTTCGATTCTTCAACCTGCAACAAAATCAAAGCCACACATAAGAGAGATGATGAGAAAGTTAATTATTTGTAGATCTAAAAAGGAGGATGGGATCTGTTACAATTGACAGAGCCGGTAGTGGAGATGGAGAGACATGAGCAGAGATCTCGCGAGAGTGGAATCTGAGGAAAGAGAAAAAACAGATGTGGAATGGAGAGAGTCAGAGAAGAGTAGAGACGCAGAAAAAGATAGGCGGAGAGGAGCAGAGCTGTCACGATATAGGAGAGAAGGCATCACGGTGCTTGTATGACGATTACTTGAGATTAATGGTTTGGTTAGCTGGGCTGCAATTACGATTTGTTGGTCTGGGTTGCCAGTAACGTGGCAGAATGaatggatgagaatattttgccTATGTGGCATCCTTTATAACATCCAAaattagtcccttttatatagtgggaTGAACCCAACCCAGaaaaatagtttaagaaaaacgTATCCGTTAACATGTTAGTTAGCCGGTTTACACCTTGTATATCCTTAAATTATTAGACAAATGTACAAGTGTAAGCAAAAGATTAGTAGACAATAAGTTGAAACTATCCATAGTAAATTCTCTGACCACtgtatcaatactattaaaagagaaagagtcttaaaaaatctatctataaaagttgtttggaccttttcatttaattcattttatttttcttttaccttAAATTTAGACTAACAATATATTACcacatatttctctaacaataatttattcaattcttttatttattcaaatctcACTCTTAAATCTtaatcattactattactatatttaccatcttgatttttaatcgtaaaagcattgaaattaatgttttatattattacttttgtcatataatatatgatttaaagcaagagaagttacacgacatatatgtgtacattttaacttcatctttcttttataataaagtaatcatataatatataaactttctcactaaaatctcatatcatatactaaaatttcaaccgtctatagtttgatagatattttcatatttaaaaatgagttttctgaatattcatgttaCTTTCACAAAAATGTAGAAATTCATTGGTTATGTTAAAGCTAACTCGACTTCACGATATCAGTATTGATTATTCacgattttaaaaattattggtttagatattatacttttatatacttttcacttaaaaacGAATCAacattattaaaagagaaagagtcttaaaaaatctaatataaaaaagttgttgaagtcatgtataactatttttttttggtaataccattaatcattctaaccatacaatattttaaatatttttaatatattctaatACTATTCCTTATGATACATTtactcagaaaaatatttcatcagccatgtttttgtacaataacgttaaaaatctatatcaaaaggttgttAGAGCTGATATGGACGTAATGGGTCCAAATATGTTCGGATATTTAGGAtcctaaaatttttgaaatatctaaaaaaatctaaaaaatattcgaaactccaaacaaatacgcaaaaaattcaaatacctaaaaatttaaaatctgacatgatgaactgaaaaatacccaatttttttttccaaaaatttacctgaaatcaaaaactataatcgtaaaccgaaaaactttaaaaaaatatccataataccggAAACATATTCGAAATATCTAAATACACctaataaacacaacatatttattATGAGGTCTAGGGTAGGACCCAGACTCAAACAAAGACATGCGGGTCAAAACAAAACCCAATAGGTTATCTTCTCTGGACCTGAATTAAACCTATATTTTTGAATCagttcggtttgtttttttgatccagatataattctcatgtctaaaagaaacttacgtaaaagagtacatataaaatctcaaataaactaattcgtagattatataactgttaaaattatatttttcgatataataagactttgaattataatataatccaaaaaaactcgcgctttccaagcgcgggtcaaaatctagttggtCATTTATAACTGGATATTACATAGATATCCagatcaattttataataaccagtaatatcattttattaaaaaagatttaaattttGGTTCACTCCAAATAGAACCggtaataattatattatttcggATTAAAATACATTGAGAAGGATATGAACTTTGATAATcggataatatatataatccgGATTATGAAAGTAATAGTCAGAAAATTATTTGTGTATCTGTAATATAAATGTGTATTATATACATCATGAGTTTGGAACAAAGTATTGTAAGAGATATGAAATAATATGTACATATGAATTTTAACCAGATATTACATAATTGATCCAGATAAAACTTGCTATATCCCACAAAGGTATTTGTTATTCTTGAAATGTCGGAAATAAAACCCTTTTTTAGATGAATAATAACTTAGTATGGATTTGCAGATTTGTGGACTTTAAGAGCTTTATTATAGAAACGACAGTCTTTTGCACACTATTAATAACCACTATGAACGAAACTAGCTTCTCATAGGTTGAATCTTACAAATTAAAACCTATCAGTGTCCTCTAAGGCAGTGATGGATATGTAAGAAGACATGCCAAATAAGAGCAAATCAGACATTGTCAGACAAGATCACAAAGCATCAAAACATCGTGCTTGGGCTATTAAATCAGATATATATACCCCATTAAAATcaaagtatacaatggatatggaAATTCCGAACAACGAAAACCCTTTTTTAttcgaaaaaaagaaaaaaataatagaaaatcaaAGCATTGTGAGGCTCTTAAAGCCGAGGAACACGAAGATGAGATCCATCAATACTCTCAACTTATATGTTGCCTTCGccaccaaaacaaagaagaagggCACAACTTTATTACTTGCTGATTTAGCTACTTATGACTCTGCTTAGGGCGACACCGGCTCCTCAGATGAACATGCTCACCCAGGCTGATCTCATATCCCTCCACACCGGTTAATGTGAGCGCTCCGCTGACGATCTCAAACAATGTAAGTGGTTTCCTTAGCTATGGATATAGAAGATATGGCTCGAAGATGGTAAAAAGAGGTGATGGGCTCAAGGTAGACATGGAATCTGACAAGGATATGGTCTGTCACGTGAAGCTTTGGAGATTCGTTTCTAGCAACTGCAGCAATTGATTGATTCGAGAGAAAGGAGAATTTCAGATCTTTGTTTAGAAACCAGGATAACAAATACAATGACAGATCTAATTCAGACAGTTGGGGATGAgaaaataagagagagagagagagagagagagagagagagagagagagagagagagagagagagagagagagagagagagagagagagagagagagagagagagagagagccaacAGAGCACCACATCCTCCGAGCAGGGGTTCACAGCCCAGATTGGTGCTACAGCCCTGTATGCTTCTGTTGTGGAAATGAGGCTAGAAACTACAAGCTGAGCAGAAATTTGCGTCTCGTTTCGGTCCGGCTAATCTACAAGCAGAGCATACACCATCTTCTATTATGCTTCCTCCCAAACAGATGTGCGATAGATCCATACAGTTTTTTTATAGACTCCAAAAAcaaaggaagagagaagaagatttgAAAATGACGATAATAATGTAGTTTAGACAATTTATTGCATTTCCCCACATAAAGATTTGCATGAATTAGGTAGCTATATGatctttattaatattatctGGTCAGCTTGTAGTACATGCAAGTCTATTTGTATACCAAGTTATAGGGCTATTACCGCCATTTAGAAAGTTTATCAGTAACATGTCCATTTACCTAAATACCATTCTTATTTTAGTCATCTACTCCAaatgccttttttttttaaaatacaaatgttTTGTATATGTCAAGTGCCTGCAGCAAATACAGTAAGGAGGATATACATTTTCTCAAACATATTTTAGAGAGAGGGAAATCGGCCAATTCCTACATCAACAAGGATCAACGGTCCCGAGCAATACATAAACATGTTATATGTGcgaaaacatacatcaactagtacaaaatttaattttcacacATGAACTTTCAAAATTTGGTTTTATCATACATTGACCTAATTTCCGTTAATCAAACGTTGAGTTGTCGTTAACCACCGGTAATAGAAAATCGGCTAATTCATACATCAACATGGGCCAATGGTACAGATCAATACATAAACACTTCACGTATgcaaaaacatacatcaactaatacaaaatttaaattcaatacaTGAACTTTTGAAATCTGGTTTTAACATACACTAAAGCTTGACATTTACCTAATTTCCACTAGTCAAACAATATCGAAGATAAATTGTCTGTCACGTGTTGATTAAGTaaggttttttattatattatgtgGTAATTAAACTGTATTACGTGGTAATTAAATTGTATTACGTGGTAAttgaatgagaaaaataaatcatgTAGGTCAAACAATTTCTTTCTTGTGTAATTCATTAGTTAGcttttctctttaatttttttcttcaactttttcaacaaaaaacactaaaaccgaaaaaaaaaaagaagacaaaattgaacagagagaaaagagaatgtCTTCGATAAGCTAAACATTCTCGTTTCTCTCTGTCAATTCCTACCTAATACGGTAATAAAAACTTTACTTAATCAACATGTGACAAACAATTTATTTCCAGTATTATTTGACTAGTGGAAATTAGGTaactctattttattaaatttaagtacaaaataaaaataacattattttcaacagatttattatatatcttcTTTCCTTATTTTCACTCAACTTAATTACTTTattaattgcattttttttccaaataattTGACAGCATGTCTTAcagaaatataaaacataacttACCTATATTTAActgttttattatatcttttacattttttcatAGTTCTTAActacttcattaattatatcTGTCATAATAATTTGACAACGTTTATTTTACGTGCTAACCATAATAAATTCATATGTTTGAATGAATTTTCTCCATCTGCGACAAGAATTCAAActagttaacaaaaaaactttttctttcttaacaAAATCAGTTATATATGGATATCAGGTATACGGTTGGGTATGGATTGGTTCTTTCGGATATCgagttttttttgggttttgaaattatgttttattcgGGTATTATAAAATTTCGGGTGGGATTTGAATATGATCTTTCCAGATCCGGATGGGTTCGATTTTATGTGTAGGAATAAAACAATgaacaaaaagttatatatttaaaaatgtcattaaataatttataaaaaaattaacaacaaaTATCCACACAGACGCGCATGTCAAactttagtgtatattaaaacCATATCGAAAGTTCATGTATTGAATTGAAATTTTGTATTAGTTGATGTATGTGTTTTGCACATGTGAAGTGTTTATGTATTGATTAAAACCATTGGTCTATATTGATGTATGAATTAGCCGATTTTCTGTTATTGGTTAACGACAACTCAACGTTTGACTAACGGAAATTAGGTCAATGTATTGTAttagttgatgtatgttttcgCACAGGTAACATGTTTATGTACTGATCGTTGGCCCTTGTTGATGTAGGAATTGACCGATTTTAGGTCCGGTGAGAGATGGAAGCAGCTAAGAGAGATACCATAAGGGTGTTAAATTGATTTGCTTGGTTTTGTGATTAGCGTGTGCCTGCCAACAACAACAAGTAATAAAGACTAAGTTAAAGAGTTGAACTATTGCTCTGGTGGGTTGAGCCAGATCCTTGCAGCAATGAAACACATGGGTGACTTATAGAAGCCTAGATAGCAAGCTATCATGACAGACTTTCTCTCTTAAAAAATAGAGTTAATATGAAGAAGGCGTGTGGCCAACATATCAGATATTAAACTGATAAGAACAAACACTACACTTAATCTTAGCCAAAAGGCCGAAAAAGGTATGATTTCTAAGGAGGGCTCGACTTCTATTTTATAGCGCTAAGGTTATGACTAACTTTCTTTAGCTTACCGATGTGGGACTTGAGAAATTGCctctttagttttgtttaacCAAATAATACGATAATTTCACGAACCTTGAAACTTTGCAAATCTAGAAGAAGCAAATTTGAGGTGGTGTTAATTGAATCTCAGCGATCTGTCATGTGCCCATAAGAGGATCTTATCCTGTGGACTATGGTTTTATTACTTTGAGAGGTTGAGCCAAAAAAGATGGAAAACTTTAAAAGTTGTTCCTTGGAAAGCAAACATAAAAGTTTGGATCATACTGAGGATCAGAACCATGGAAACAGGCAAAGCTATGACTAAGATAATAAACCAGTCTTGTTTCCTAATTCGAGAGATGTGCACCGTATTGATAAATAGTTGTGTTGGGAATTGAAACTGATTGATAACATGGTTCTTGTGCTAATTGTGCATATGAGTGAATTGCAGAAGCAAAAGATGTTAGGTTCGAAACTCCATTAGTATTAAGAACATGAAAAAGACCAAAACCAAACTTGGGTGTTTGTCCATTAACACATTGATGGAGCGTTAACTTA
The Brassica napus cultivar Da-Ae chromosome A1, Da-Ae, whole genome shotgun sequence DNA segment above includes these coding regions:
- the LOC106365406 gene encoding oleoyl-acyl carrier protein thioesterase 1, chloroplastic-like yields the protein MHIEIYRYPAWGDVVEIETWCQSEGRIGTRRDWILKDIANAEVTGRATRLAFPEEENNRSLKKIPTLEDLAKYSIIGLKPRRADLDMNHHVNNFTYIGWILESILKRL